A genomic window from Struthio camelus isolate bStrCam1 chromosome 2, bStrCam1.hap1, whole genome shotgun sequence includes:
- the MYBL1 gene encoding myb-related protein A isoform X2: MAKRPRSEEEDDDLQYADHDYEVPQQKGLKKICNRVKWTRDEDEKLKKLVEQNGTDDWAFIASHLQNRSDFQCQHRWQKVLNPELIKGPWTKEEDQRVIELVQKYGPKRWSLIAKHLKGRIGKQCRERWHNHLNPEVKKSSWTEEEDRIIYEAHKRLGNRWAEIAKLLPGRTDNSIKNHWNSTMRRKVEQEGYLQDGIKSERGSSSKLQHKPCATMEHLQTQSQFYIPVQTHIPAYQYASPEGSCIEHASASSNLIQQSFIDDDPDKEKKIKELELLLMSAENEIRRKRVSSQAGNLPSWSGSFVLEDSVSNTLNSLGEQTSEFYSMDETQGTSVQQNSPTKYLAVEANAVLSSLQTIPEFAETLELIESDPVAWSDVTSFDLSEAVASPVKPAPVKLMRIQHNEGATECQFNVSVVLDGKKPSGISGEEEAVFSATPNLTKFSTPPTILRKKKRLRVGQSPVNELNDGLCNDAINVALKHTPVKTLPFSPSQFFNTCSGNEQFNLENPPFTSTPICGQKVLITTPLHKEMTPKDQKENAGFRTPTIRRSLLGSTPRTPTPFKNALAAQEKKYGPLKLMSQPLAFLEEDIREVLKEETGTDIFFKEEDDSVYKSCKQEHNSTKKVRKSLVLDPWEKEELGAPLFTEDGTLDVQSENVYTTSLLMIPLLEIHDNRCNLTSEKQDTNSANKANAVIKKKWSACSSKNVKMEKSLQSNYEWEAVVYGKTEDQLIMTEQARRYLSTYTATNSTSRALIL, from the exons ATGGCGAAGAGACCGCGCAG TGAGGAAGAAGATGATGACCTTCAGTATGCAGATCATGACTATGAAGTACCACAGCAAAAAGGATTGAAGAAGATATGCAACCGGGTGAAATGGACGCGTGATGAG GATGAAAAGCTGAAGAAGCTGGTAGAGCAAAATGGTACAGATGATTGGGCTTTCATTGCTAGTCATCTACAA AATCGTTCAGATTTTCAGTGCCAGCATCGATGGCAGAAGGTACTAAACCCGGAACTGATTAAAGGTCCCTGGACTAAAGAAGAAGATCAAAGG GTTATTGAATTAGTTCAGAAGTATGGTCCAAAGCGCTGGTCTTTAATTGCAAAGCACCTGAAAGGAAGAATAGGCAAGCAATGCAGGGAGAGATGGCATAACCATCTCAATCCTGAGGTAAAAAAATCTTCATGGACAGAAGAAGAGGACAGAATAATCTACGAAGCTCACAAGCGTTTGGGAAACCGATGGGCTGAAATTGCAAAACTTCTTCCTGGAAG GACAGATAATTCCATTAAAAATCACTGGAACTCAACAATGCGAAGAAAGGTGGAACAGGAAGGATATCTACAAGATGGTATAAAATCCGAAAGAGGTAGTTCATCCAAACTTCAGCACAAGCCTTGTGCAACTATGGAACACTTGCAAACTCAGAGTCAATTTTACATACCTGTTCAGACGCAT ATTCCAGCATACCAGTATGCCTCACCAGAAGGCAGCTGTATAGAACATGCTTCAGCTTCTTCTAACTTAATTCAG CAATCATTTATTGATGATGATcctgataaagaaaagaaaataaaggaacttGAGTTGCTGCTTATGTCTGCAGAGaatgaaatcagaagaaaacGAGTATCATCT CAAGCTGGAAATCTGCCTAGTTGGTCTGGAAGTTTTGTCTTGGAAGACAGTGTGTCTAATACACTAAATAGCCTTGGGGAGCAAACAAGTGAATTCTACAGCATGGATGAAACCCAGGGCACATCTGTTCAGCAGAATTCACCCACTAAGTATTTGGCTGTGGAAGCAAATGCTGTGTTGTCATCTTTACAAACCATTCCAGAATTTGCAGAGACACTAGAGCTTATTGAATCT GATCCTGTAGCTTGGAGTGATGTCACCAGTTTTGACCTTTCAGAGGCTGTTGCATCTCCCGTCAAGCCAGCTCCAGTAAAACTAATGCGAATTCAACACAATGAAGGGGCTACAGAGTGCCAGTTTAATGTTAGTGTTGTGCTTGATGGCAAAAAACCCAGTGGCATCAGTGGTGAGGAAGAAGCAGTTTTTTCAGCAACCCCAAACCTAACCAAATTCAGCACTCCACCTACTatcctaagaaagaaaaagagattgcgTGTTGGGCAATCACCAGTTAATGAACTGAATGATGGCTTGTGTAATGATGCCATCAATGTTGCACTAAAGCACACACCAGTGAAAACACTACCATTTTCTCCATCACAG TTTTTCAACACTTGCTCTGGAAATGAACAGTTTAACCTTGAAAATCCTCCATTTACATCCACTCCGATCTGTGGACAGAAGGTTCTAATTACAACTCCTCTACACAAGGAAATGACACCAAAAGATCAAAAGGAAAATGCAGG TTTTAGAACTCCCACAATTAGAAGATCTCTGCTGGGTTCAACACCAAGGACGCcaactccttttaaaaatgctctggctgctcaggaaaaaaagtatggCCCCCTCAAACTGATG TCACAACCACTTGCCTTCTTAGAGGAAGATATTAGGGAAGTTTTGAAAGAGGAAACTGGAACAGACATATTTTTCAAGGAGGAAGATGACTCTGTGTATAAAAGCTGCAAGCAAGAG CACAATTCTACTAAGAAAGTCAGAAAATCACTGGTCCTAGATCCATGGGAAAAAGAAGAGCTTGGTGCCCCACTCTTTACAGAAGATGGTACTTTGGATGTACAG TCGGAAAATGTGTATACCACATCTTTATTAATGATACCATTGTTGGAAATACATGACAACAGATGTAACCTGACATCAGAAAAACAGGATACAAATTCagcaaacaaagcaaatgcaGTAATTAAGAAGAAATGGAGTGCATGTTCTTCAAAAAATGTCAAAATGGAGAAATCTCTTCAG tcAAATTATGAGTGGGAAGCAGTTGTTTATGGAAAAACAGAAGACCAGCTTATCATGACTGAACAAGCGAGAAGATATCTGAGCACTTACACAGCTACCAACAGCACTTCAAGGGCTCTGATACTGTGA
- the MYBL1 gene encoding myb-related protein A isoform X1, whose amino-acid sequence MAKRPRSEEEDDDLQYADHDYEVPQQKGLKKICNRVKWTRDEDEKLKKLVEQNGTDDWAFIASHLQNRSDFQCQHRWQKVLNPELIKGPWTKEEDQRVIELVQKYGPKRWSLIAKHLKGRIGKQCRERWHNHLNPEVKKSSWTEEEDRIIYEAHKRLGNRWAEIAKLLPGRTDNSIKNHWNSTMRRKVEQEGYLQDGIKSERGSSSKLQHKPCATMEHLQTQSQFYIPVQTHQSFIDDDPDKEKKIKELELLLMSAENEIRRKRVSSQAGNLPSWSGSFVLEDSVSNTLNSLGEQTSEFYSMDETQGTSVQQNSPTKYLAVEANAVLSSLQTIPEFAETLELIESDPVAWSDVTSFDLSEAVASPVKPAPVKLMRIQHNEGATECQFNVSVVLDGKKPSGISGEEEAVFSATPNLTKFSTPPTILRKKKRLRVGQSPVNELNDGLCNDAINVALKHTPVKTLPFSPSQFFNTCSGNEQFNLENPPFTSTPICGQKVLITTPLHKEMTPKDQKENAGFRTPTIRRSLLGSTPRTPTPFKNALAAQEKKYGPLKLMSQPLAFLEEDIREVLKEETGTDIFFKEEDDSVYKSCKQEHNSTKKVRKSLVLDPWEKEELGAPLFTEDGTLDVQSENVYTTSLLMIPLLEIHDNRCNLTSEKQDTNSANKANAVIKKKWSACSSKNVKMEKSLQSNYEWEAVVYGKTEDQLIMTEQARRYLSTYTATNSTSRALIL is encoded by the exons ATGGCGAAGAGACCGCGCAG TGAGGAAGAAGATGATGACCTTCAGTATGCAGATCATGACTATGAAGTACCACAGCAAAAAGGATTGAAGAAGATATGCAACCGGGTGAAATGGACGCGTGATGAG GATGAAAAGCTGAAGAAGCTGGTAGAGCAAAATGGTACAGATGATTGGGCTTTCATTGCTAGTCATCTACAA AATCGTTCAGATTTTCAGTGCCAGCATCGATGGCAGAAGGTACTAAACCCGGAACTGATTAAAGGTCCCTGGACTAAAGAAGAAGATCAAAGG GTTATTGAATTAGTTCAGAAGTATGGTCCAAAGCGCTGGTCTTTAATTGCAAAGCACCTGAAAGGAAGAATAGGCAAGCAATGCAGGGAGAGATGGCATAACCATCTCAATCCTGAGGTAAAAAAATCTTCATGGACAGAAGAAGAGGACAGAATAATCTACGAAGCTCACAAGCGTTTGGGAAACCGATGGGCTGAAATTGCAAAACTTCTTCCTGGAAG GACAGATAATTCCATTAAAAATCACTGGAACTCAACAATGCGAAGAAAGGTGGAACAGGAAGGATATCTACAAGATGGTATAAAATCCGAAAGAGGTAGTTCATCCAAACTTCAGCACAAGCCTTGTGCAACTATGGAACACTTGCAAACTCAGAGTCAATTTTACATACCTGTTCAGACGCAT CAATCATTTATTGATGATGATcctgataaagaaaagaaaataaaggaacttGAGTTGCTGCTTATGTCTGCAGAGaatgaaatcagaagaaaacGAGTATCATCT CAAGCTGGAAATCTGCCTAGTTGGTCTGGAAGTTTTGTCTTGGAAGACAGTGTGTCTAATACACTAAATAGCCTTGGGGAGCAAACAAGTGAATTCTACAGCATGGATGAAACCCAGGGCACATCTGTTCAGCAGAATTCACCCACTAAGTATTTGGCTGTGGAAGCAAATGCTGTGTTGTCATCTTTACAAACCATTCCAGAATTTGCAGAGACACTAGAGCTTATTGAATCT GATCCTGTAGCTTGGAGTGATGTCACCAGTTTTGACCTTTCAGAGGCTGTTGCATCTCCCGTCAAGCCAGCTCCAGTAAAACTAATGCGAATTCAACACAATGAAGGGGCTACAGAGTGCCAGTTTAATGTTAGTGTTGTGCTTGATGGCAAAAAACCCAGTGGCATCAGTGGTGAGGAAGAAGCAGTTTTTTCAGCAACCCCAAACCTAACCAAATTCAGCACTCCACCTACTatcctaagaaagaaaaagagattgcgTGTTGGGCAATCACCAGTTAATGAACTGAATGATGGCTTGTGTAATGATGCCATCAATGTTGCACTAAAGCACACACCAGTGAAAACACTACCATTTTCTCCATCACAG TTTTTCAACACTTGCTCTGGAAATGAACAGTTTAACCTTGAAAATCCTCCATTTACATCCACTCCGATCTGTGGACAGAAGGTTCTAATTACAACTCCTCTACACAAGGAAATGACACCAAAAGATCAAAAGGAAAATGCAGG TTTTAGAACTCCCACAATTAGAAGATCTCTGCTGGGTTCAACACCAAGGACGCcaactccttttaaaaatgctctggctgctcaggaaaaaaagtatggCCCCCTCAAACTGATG TCACAACCACTTGCCTTCTTAGAGGAAGATATTAGGGAAGTTTTGAAAGAGGAAACTGGAACAGACATATTTTTCAAGGAGGAAGATGACTCTGTGTATAAAAGCTGCAAGCAAGAG CACAATTCTACTAAGAAAGTCAGAAAATCACTGGTCCTAGATCCATGGGAAAAAGAAGAGCTTGGTGCCCCACTCTTTACAGAAGATGGTACTTTGGATGTACAG TCGGAAAATGTGTATACCACATCTTTATTAATGATACCATTGTTGGAAATACATGACAACAGATGTAACCTGACATCAGAAAAACAGGATACAAATTCagcaaacaaagcaaatgcaGTAATTAAGAAGAAATGGAGTGCATGTTCTTCAAAAAATGTCAAAATGGAGAAATCTCTTCAG tcAAATTATGAGTGGGAAGCAGTTGTTTATGGAAAAACAGAAGACCAGCTTATCATGACTGAACAAGCGAGAAGATATCTGAGCACTTACACAGCTACCAACAGCACTTCAAGGGCTCTGATACTGTGA